CATGTCGCTCAGGCTACCAACCGGAGGGGTGCCTCATATTCTCTGCTACGCTCCAGAACATGAGGCAAGCCTCGACTTTCCGTCCTGGCCGCTGTCGGGGCGGGAGGTGCCCCTCATCCGTCCAGCCCGTCCGACCACAGGAGCACCACCCATGCCCGTCATCGCCGTCATCGGGGCAGGCCCCGGCCTGGGCCTGTCCATCGCCCGCCGCTTCGGAAGGGAGGGTTTCCAGGTCGCCCTGGTCTCCCGGACCCAGGACAAGCTCGACGCGCTCGCCGCACAGCTCGCCGAGGACGGCATCGAGGCCGCAGGCTTCGCCGCGGACGTGACGCGTCCCGACTCGCTGCAGTCGGCGCTCGCCGCGGTCACCGACCGGTTCGGGGCCGTCGACGTACTGGAGTACTCGCCCGCCGACCCCGCCTTCGCCGGCGCCGCCGCCGTCGACGCCACGGCGCAGGACCTCCACAAGCAACTCGACTACTACCTGTACGGAGCGGTCGCCGCGGTCCGTCAGGTGCTGCCCGCCATGCTCGAACGCCGCAGTGGCACCCTGCTGTTCACCACGGGCGCCTCCTCCATCCGGCCGAGCGGCGGCGCGTTCGGCAGCATCGGCGTCGCGGCGGCGGCGCTGCGCAACTACGCCATGGCCCTGGGCATCGACCTCGCCGAGCGGGGGGTGCACGCCGCGCACGTGGCGATCGGGGTGTACATCGGCAGCGGTCCCGGCACCGAGCCCGAGACCATCGCCGAGCACTACTGGGACGCCTACACCAAGCGCGACCAGGCCGAGATCATCCACACCGTCCCCGGCGGCATCAGGTGAGCACCTCCGGCACACCCGCGGCGAACACGGCCAAACCCTGGCGGTCGCGAGTCCGTACTTCGGGCCGGTCGCGGATGGCGCATGGGTTGGCATAGCGCCATCGGCGGTCGGCGCATCGCCCGCAGATCCGAGCGTCGCTGTCCGGAGCCTTGTCCTTCAAGAGAAAAGGCGAAAGATTGCGCTGTTCCCCGCGCCCCTGGAGGGTGGGGGCGAGAGACTGCGTCGTTCCTTGCGCTCCTGAGGGCAAGGGCAAAAGATTGCGCCGTTCCCCGCGCCCCTCGGGGCGGGGGCGGGGGTTACTGGTTGGCTGCGGCTGAGGCCTGGGCCTCGCCTCTGCGGCGGATTTGGCGGAAGGTGAATTCGGCCAGGTCGTCGCCTGTGGTGAAGACCTTGGCGTCCTTCTCCGTCACGTCCTTGCCGTTGGTGAAGCCGGCGACCGTGAAGTAGGCGTAGCGGCCGTACGAGTTGGTCGTCGAGCGGCAGATCGCCGAGCGGCAGAAGACGGGGACGCCCTTACCGGGGAGGGACTGGACGACGCTCTGCTTGTCGGCGTCGGTCTTCGCCCTGAGTGCCTTGGCCTCGTTGTCGAAGACCGCCACACCGACGGTGACGGCCACCCCGTCCTTCGCGTACGTGACGCGCATGAGGCGGGTGCAGTCGTTGTCGGTGAGGACCTTGCCGAGCGTGCCCTGGGCGGCCGACGCGCAGTTCTTCGTGGACGCCGTCGCGCCCTTCTTGTAGACCGTCTCGCCCATCGTCAGCTGGGTGCCCGGGAAGAGGATGCCCGGCGCGAGCGTCGCGGTGTCCTTCTTCACATCGGATATGAAGTCCTTCGGGTCCAGCGGCGGCGGCGCGGAGGTCGCCTCGAAGGACGGGCCGGTCCCGGCGCTGTCCGACGGGATGTCCGCGGAGGCGGGCAGCTCGGAGGCGGGTTTGTTCGCCGCCGGGTCCTTGCCGTCCGCCGAGACCACGGCCACCGCGACGGCCGCGCCCACGGCGATGGTGGCCAGGGCGCCGCCGCCGACCAGCATCCACCTGCGACGCCGGTTGCGTGTTTCGGACGCCTCGGCCAGCGCCGCCCAGTCGGGAGACCGACTGCTCCACTGCGGCGGCTGAGAACCCGATCCCCCGGAACCCCACTGGGGTCCCCCCTGCCCAAAGCTCATGGGCCGCATCTTAGACGGGACAAGGGGACAAGGGATCCGCTGGTCCTCTCCCACAGCACTCGAAGCACGGATATGTCAAGCCCGAAAGAGAGCAAAGTGAGAGCAAGGGGGCATCTCAGAGGTGCCGGGCGGGTGCCGGGCGGGCTCGGACCCGCCGAGCGGACGCCCTCCGGCACGCGTTTTGACCCGTACGGGCCACCGAAGGTATTCTTGCGGTTCGTTATGTGTATTGGCTTGCTCATTCTCACGTGAGGGGCCCTTACACCGGTCCACCGGGCCGATGACCAGCGGCAGGACTCGGTTGCGTCCCGAGGTCCGCCAGGGCTGTCGTACATCGTCCGTGGTGGCCCATTGTCAGGACCCACTCACTGAAGAAGCGAAGGCATGACCGTGCGTACGTTCAGCCCCAAGCCCGGCGACATCACTCGCCAGTGGTACGTCATCGACGCCCAGGATGTCGTCCTGGGTCGTCTGGCCACCACTGCCGCGAACATTCTGCGGGGCAAGCACAAGCCGATTTACGCCCCGCACGTCGACGCTGGTGACTTCGTCATCATCATCAACGCCGACAAGGTGCACCTCTCCGGCAACAAGAAGACCCAGAAGCTGGCGTACCGCCACTCCGGTTACCCGGGTGGTCTGCGCTCCGTCCGTTACGACGAGCTGCTGGCGAAGAACCCCGAGAAGGCTGTCGAGAAGGCCATCAAGGGCATGATCCCCAAGAACACCCTGGGCCGTCAGGTGCTCTCGAAGCTGAAGATCTACTCGGGCGACCAGCACCCGCACGCTGCACAGCAGCCGGTGCCGTTCGAGATCACCCAGGTCGCGCAGTAGTTCCGGCCACCACCCCCCTAAGACTGAACAGAATCTGAGGAGAACCGTGGCCGAGACCACCGTTGAGCAGCCGGTCGAAGAGACCGAGGCTGTTGACGTAGAGAGCTACACCACCGAGTCCGAGGCCCCCGCCGTCGAGGGCGAGTACACCTCGGAGTCGCTCGCAGGCCGCTTCGGCGACCCGCAGCCGGCCGCAGGCCTGGGCCGTCGCAAGAACGCCATCGCCCGCGTCCGGATCGTCCCGGGCACCGGCAAGTGGAAGGTCAACGGGCGCACGCTCGAGGACTACTTCCCGAACAAGGTGCACCAGCAGGAAGTCAACGAGCCCTTCAAGGTGCTCGAGCTCGACGGCCGCTACGACGTGGTCGCCCGTATCTCGGGTGGCGGCGTCTCCGGTCAGGCCGGTGCCCTGCGCCTCGGCGTGGCCCGCGCGCTGAACGAGGCCGACGTGGACAACAACCGCGGCGCCCTCAAGAAGGCCGGTTACCTCAAGCGTGACGACCGTGCGGTCGAGCGCAAGAAGGCCGGTCTCAAGAAGGCCCGTAAGGCTCCGCAGTACAGCAAGCGCTAAATCTCGCTCGATTTCGCGCGCTGTTCCGCACGAATCGCCCCGGCGGCACGTTCTGTGCCGCCGGGGCGTTCGTTTATCGCGATCTGCGCACACGTCAGGATCTGCGCACACATCACGATCTGTGGCACAACCTGTGGGGCCGCCCGTGTGTCACAAGGTGCGGGGTACGCGTATACCGCGCGGCCGGGCGGTACGGCCGCGCGGTACGGCCTTTCGGCCATGGCCTCGGAACAGGTGTGGGAGACAGACAGGCCCGGGGGATATACCTGACATGGGTCGGAGCCGGACCCTCGCATGCTGAGCCGCACATTCTCATCAGAGCTGATCAAAGCCTGATCACAGCCTGAGCAAGTTCGGAGGACACCAGTGGGACGACTCTTCGGGACGGACGGCGTACGCGGTGTCGCCAACGCGGATCTGACGGCGGAGCTCACGCTCGGCCTCTCCGTGGCGGCGGCGCACGTACTGGCCGAAGCGGGAACCTTCGAAGGCCACCGGCCGACGGCGGTGGTCGGACGGGACCCGCGTGCGTCCGGGGAGTTCCTGGAGGCCGCCGTGGTCGCGGGCCTCGCCAGCGCCGGTGTGGACGTGCTGCGCGTCGGCGTCCTGCCGACCCCCGCGGTGGCGTATCTCACGGGTGCGCTCGGTGCCGACCTCGGTGTGATGCTCTCCGCGAGCCACAACGCCATGCCGGACAACGGAGTCAAGTTCTTCGCCCGCGGCGGGCACAAGCTCGCCGACGAGCTGGAGGACCGGATCGAGTCCGTCTACGAGGAGCACCGGACCGGCGCGCCCTGGGACCGGCCGACCGGCTCCGGCGTCGGCCGCGTCCGCTCGTACGAGGAGGGCTTCGAGAAGTACGCCGCCCACCTCCTCGCCGCCGTTCCGAACCGGCTGGACGGGCTCAAGGTCGTCCTCGACGAGGCGCACGGCGCTGCCGCGCGGGTCTCGCCCGAGGCCTTCACGCGCGCGGGCGCCGAGATCGTCACGATCGGCGCCGAGCCCGACGGCCTCAACATCAACGACGGCTGCGGCTCCACGCATCTCGGTCTGCTGAAGGCCGCCGTCCTCGAGCACGGCGCCGACCTCGGCATCGCGCACGACGGTGACGCGGACCGGTGCCTCGCCGTGGACCACACCGGTGCGGAGGTCGACGGGGACCAGATCCTGGCCGTCCTCGCGCTCGCGATGCGGGAGCGGTCCGAGCTGCGGTCCGACACCGTCGTCGCCACGGTCATGTCGAACCTCGGGTTCAAGCTGGCCATGGAGCGTGAAGGGGTGTCCCTCGTGCAGACCGGGGTGGGTGACCGGTATGTGCTGGAGGAGATGAAGAGCCACGACTACGCGCTCGGCGGCGAGCAGTCGGGGCACGTGATCATCCTGGATCACGCGACAACCGGCGACGGGACGCTGACGGGGCTGCTGCTCGCGGCCCGGGTCGCGCAGACCGGGCGTACGTTGCGGGATCTCGCGTCCGTGATGGAGCGGTTGCCGCAGGTGCTCATCAATGTGCCCGATGTCGATCGGTCGCGGGTGTCCACGTCCGCGGAGCTCGCGTCCGCCGTGGCGGAGGCCGAGCGGGAGCTGGGGGCCACGGGGCGGGTGCTGTTGCGGCCGTCCGGGACCGAGCCGCTTGTGCGGGTCATGGTCGAGGCGGCTGATATCGATCAGGCTCGGTCTGTGGCGGGGCGGCTTGCTGATGCGGTGAAGTCCGCGCTGGGGTGAGGTGGGGGTGGGGGTGCGGGTGCGGGTGCGATTGCGGGTGCGGTGTGGGTGGTTGCGCCGTTCCCCGCGCCCCTTGAAAGCCAAAAGATTGCGCCGTTCCCCGCGCCCCTTGCAAGCTAAAAGCTTGCGCCGTTCCCCGCGCCCCTGAAAGACAAAAGATTGCGCCGTTCCCCGCGCCCCTCAGGGGGCTGGGGAGCGGCCTTTCTGGCTTTTCCAGAGGTGTTTCTGGGTCAGGAGGGTGAGGGTGCCTGCCAGGGTGATGCCTGCCAGGTTCAGGAGCAGTTGGTTGGTGGAGCCGATCGTCTGGGACGTGTCTCCGTAGCTGAGGGCGACCGCCGCGTTGGCGGCGGCCGGGACCGTCGTGACGGAGATCGCCACCCCCACCAGCAGGCCCGACTTGGCCGAGGTCAGGGAGAGCGTGCCGGCGATGCCCGCGAGGACCGCCACGACGAACGAGAACGGGTCGGGGGCGTAGACGAAGGCCGTGTTGGGCCGGTCGCCCTCCAGCATGTCCTCGGTGAACAGACCCAGGCCGTCCATCAGCAGGCTGAACAGCACGGTCACCGCCATCGCCACCGCGAAGCCCACGAGCAGTGCGATGAGCGAGCGCAGTGCCAGGCGCGGGCGGCGGCGGACGACCGCCGTGCTGAACCCCGCCAGCGGGCCGAACTCCGGGCCCACCGCCATCGCGCCCACGATCAGGATCGCGTTGTCGAGGACCACACCGCAGGCCGCGATCATCGTGGCGAGCGTGATGAAGGCCAGGTAGGTGACCGAGAGCGTCGACTCCTCGTGGGTCGCCTCCGTCAGCTGCTCCCACAGGACCGCGTCGGCGCCCTCGCCGGGTGCGTCCTCCTCCGCCTGGTCCGCCCGCTTCGACAGCGACAGGTCGATGTCCTCGACGGCGATCGAGCCATCCGTGTCGATCTTCAGCTCGCACAGCCCGCCGATCAGTTCGTCGCCCGCCTCGCGGGCCACGTCGACCATGACGAGGTCGCCGGCGGGATCGCGGGCGGCGCCCGGTACGACCGCCAGATGGGTCGTACCGACGGTCGCCCCGATCAGGCGGATCACCGCCTCGGTCCGGTCGGACGGGGTGATCAGGCGTAGGTGCAGCATGGAGGCAGGGTAGTCGGGCGGTTGACGGCGGGCGGCGGCGGTCACCGTGGGACGGCGGCCGGGTGACGGTCAGAGCTTGCGCAGGCTGAGCTTCTGGACCTTGTGGTCCTGGCCCTTGCGGACCACGAGGGTGGCGCGCCCCCGGGTCGGGGCCACGTTCTCCAGGAGGTTGACCTTGTTGACGGTCCGCCAGGTAGTACGGGCGTAGTCGAGGGCCTCCTCCTCGGAGACCTGGGTGTACTTGCGGAAGTACGAGGACGGGTTCTGGAACGCCGTCTCGCGCAGCCGGCGGAAGCGGTTCAGGTACCAGCGCTCGACGTCCTCGGCGCGCGCGTCCACGTACACGCTGAAGTCGAAGTAGTCGGCGAGGCCGACGCGGGTGCGGCCGTCCTTGCCGGGCAGGGCGGGCTGCAGGACGTTCAGGCCCTCGACGATCAGGATGTCCGGGCGGCGGACGGTGAGGCGTTCGTCCGGGACGATGTCGTAGATGAGGTGGGAGTAGACCGGGGCCGTCACCTCGTCCTTGCCCGCCTTGATGTCGGCGACGAACCGGGTCAGCGCCCGGCGGTCGTACGACTCCGGGAACCCCTTCCTGGACATCAGCCCGCGGGCCTGCAGTTCCTTCGTGGGCAGCAGGAAACCGTCCGTGGTGACCCGCTCGACGCGCGGATGCTCCGGCCAGCGGGACAGCAGGGCCTGGAGGAGGCGGGCGACGGTGGACTTGCCGACGGCGACCGAGCCCGCCACGCCTATCACGAACGGCGTACCGGACTGCGACCCCTTCTCGCCGAGGAAGGTGTTCAGGGCGCCGCGCAGGCCGTCGGTCGCGCCCACGTAGAGGTTGAGGAGCCGGGACAGCGGCAGATAGATGTCCCGTACCTCGTCGAGGTCGATGACGTCGCCGAGACCCCGCAGTCTCTCCACCTCCTCGGCGGTCAGCGGAAGAGGTGTCTTCTCACGCAGCGCGCTCCACTGGGCGCGGGTGAGGTCGACGTAGGGAGTCGCCTCCGGCCTGGGCCGGTGGGCGCTCCGCGGCAACGGTGGGACCGATGAGATCACAGTCCATTGTTACGGGAGTTTGAACGAAGCGTCGGGTGGAGTCCGTCACGCCGGGCCCGCATCCGGGCGCGTCCGGACCCTGGACCGGCACGGCGTGCGGGCATAGCGTGCCGCCCACCCGGGAGCGAGCCGCCTTCCGGGACGCCGGTGATGGGGATGGTCGTCATGACCGTACGTTTCCGAGTGCGTGGCCTGGTGGGGGCAGGAACCGGGCGCCGAGGCCGGCCCGGTCCGGCCGACGTGGCGGGGCAGGTGTGCAGCGAGCTGGCGCTCGATCTGCCGGACGAGGACCTGGGGGAGTACCTCTACGACTGCGTCGACCTCTACCGGATGGGCAGCAAGCCGCGCTGCGAGGAGGCCGAGTACCTGGGGATGGTGCAGGACGCGATCGACCGCATCGAGCGCGGGGAGCGGTAACCGGCTCACGGCGCGGGAATTTCCGATATCGGGCACGCGGTGCCCCGGTGGGGCGGGCGGCGGCATTTAGGCTGCGGCCATGTGCGGAATCGTGGGTTACGTGGGGTCGCAGTCGGCGCTCGATGTGGTGGTCGCCGGACTGAAGCGGCTGGAGTACCGGGGGTACGACTCGGCGGGCATCGCGGTGCTCGCGGACGGCGGGATGGCCGCGGCGAAGAAGGCCGGCAAGCTCGCCAACCTGGAGAAGGAGCTGCTGGAGCGGCCGTTGCCGGCCGGTTCGACGGGGATCGGGCACACGCGCTGGGCCACCCACGGCGGGCCGACGGACACGAACGCGCATCCACACCTGGACAACGCTGGACGGGTCGCGGTCGTCCACAACGGCATCATCGAGAACTTCGCCGTGCTGCGGGCCGAGCTGACCGAGCGGGGACACGCGCTCTCCTCCGAGACGGACACCGAGGTCGTCGCCCATCTGCTCGCCGAGGAGTTCTCCGCGTGCGCCGATCTGGCGGAGGCCATGCGGCTGGTGTGCGGGCGGCTCGAAGGGGCCTTCACGCTGGTGGCCGCGCACGCCGACGAGCCGGACGTGGTGGTCGGCGCCCGGCGGAACTCGCCGCTCGTCGTGGGCGTCGGTGAGGGCGAGGCCTTCCTCGCCTCGGACGTCGCCGCGTTCATCGCGCACACCCGGTCCGCGATCGAGCTGGGGCAGGATCAGGTGGTCGAGCTGCGGCGCGACGGGGTGCACGTCATCGGGTTCGACGGTTCGCCCGCCGAGACCCGCTCGTACCACGTCGACTGGGACGTGTCCGCCGCGGAGAAGGGCGGCTACGACTACTTCATGCTCAAGGAGATCGCCGAGCAGCCGAAGGCGGTCGCGGACACGCTGCTCGGCCGTGTCGACGCGAGCGGCTCGCTGACGCTCGACGAGGTACGGATCGCGCCCGGCGCGCTGCGCGAGGTCGACAAGGTCGTGGTGGTGGCCTGCGGGACGGCCTTCCACGCGGGCCTGATCGCCAAGTACGCCATCGAGCACTGGACCCGGATCCCCTGCGAGGTCGAGCTCGCGAGCGAGTTCCGCTACCGGGACCCGATCCTGGACGCGCAGACGCTGGTCATCGCCATCTCGCAGTCCGGGGAGACCATGGACACGCTGATGGCGCTGCGGCACGCGCGGGAGCAGGGCGCCAAGGTCCTGGCCGTCTGCAACACGAACGGTTCGACGATCCCGCGCGAGTCGGACGCGGTCCTCTACACGCACGCGGGTCCTGAGGTGGCGGTCGCCTCCACGAAGGCGTTCCTGACGCAGCTCGTCGCCTGCTACCTGGTCGCCCTGTACCTGGGGCAGGTGCGCGGCACGAAGTGGGGCGACGAGATCCGGGCCGTCGTACGCGACCTGTCCCGGATCGCGGAGGACGTCGAACAGGTCCTGGAGACGATGGAGCCGGTACGGGAGTTGGCGCGCTCCCTGGCCTCGAAGAACACCGTGCTGTTCCTGGGCCGGCACGTGGGCTATCCGGTCGCCCTGGAAGGCGCGCTGAAGCTGAAGGAGCTGGCGTACATGCACGCCGAGGGCTTCGCGGCGGGCGAGTTGAAGCATGGGCCGATCGCGCTGATCGAGGAGGACCTGCCGGTGGTCGTGGTCGTGCCGTCGCCGAAGGGGCGTTCGGTGCTCCACGACAAGATCGTCTCCAACATCCAGGAGATCCGGGCGCGGGGGGCGCGGACGATCGTGATCGCGGAGGAGGGGGACGAGACGGTGGTCCCCTACGCGGACCACCTGATCAGGATCCCCGCGACGCCGGTGCTGCTGCAGCCGCTGGTGGCGACGGTGCCGCTGCAGGTGTTCGCCTGCGAACTGGCTACCGCCCGGGGCAACGAGGTGGATCAGCCGCGCAACTTGGCGAAGTCGGTGACGGTGGAGTAGTCGACGCCTTTGAGGGCGTCGACGAAGGGGGCGAAGGCTCCGGCCGGGAAGGTGAGGGGGGCCCTGGCCGGGGTTTTGGAGTCGCGGACGGCTATGAGGGTGGGGGTGATGGCGATTTCCACGCACTCGTTGCCGTCGCCCTCGCCCGAGTGGGACGACTTCCGCCAGTTGCTAGGGGTGGTCATGCGTTCTTCAGGGCGTTGACGAAGGCGAGGAAGGTCTCGGTCGGGAAGGTGAGGGCGGCTTTGGCAGGAGCTTTTGAGTCGCGGACGGCGACTTGGGAGCGCGAGTTCGCGATCTCTACGCAGTCGTTGCCGTCATCGGGGCCTGAGTAGGACGACTTCCGCCAGTTGTCCATGGGTGCCTCACAGCTCTTTCGCGAGTTGATGGATGAAGTTACGTGACCGCTCGGAGCCCAGCGATACGGCTTCCATTTTACGGAAGCGCGTGCGAAAGGCTCTGAGTTGAGCCTCGGAATCGATGAAGGCCGAGCCGTGCGGAACATCGCGCACCACAGTGTCCAACTTGGGTACAGGGCCACCCAGATACGTCATGGTGTTGGCGGCCGTGCCGAAGCCGTCCAGGTCGAAGGGGATGGCGCGCACTGTGACGCGGTCCGCGTCGGAGAGCTCCAGGAGCTGGGCGAGTTGTGCCCGGGTGGCGGCGCGGTCGCCGACCCTGATGCGCAGGGCTGCCTCGTGGATCACCAGCTCGTACGGGAAGGTGAAGTTCTGACGTGCCATGCGGTGCTGGATCCGCAACTCGATCTCTTCCTGGGTGAGTTCGGGGACTCTTGAGGAAAAGACGCCGCGGGCGTAGGCCTCGGTCTGCAGCGGGCCCGGCACGTACAGGATTGCCACGTCGCGCCGGAACGAGCTGTGGTGATCCAGCTCGGACAGATCCAGGAAAGAGGCTGGAAGCCGGCCCCTGTACTCCTCCCACCAGCCGCGTGTCCGGTCCGTGGCCATCGCGACCAGGGCGTCGATGAAATCCGTGTCCGTGCATGCGTAGTGGGACGCCAGTCGTCGCAGGCGTTCCTCGCTCACGCCCGTGAGGCCGGACTCGATGTGGCTGAGCTGGACGGGGCTCACTCCCAGCAGGGCTGCTGCTTGGCGACCGCTGAGGCCCGCCGCCTCGCGGAGTCTGCGCAGTTCGACCGCCAGGCGCATCTGGCGTGCCGTTGGTTCGCGCCTGGTTGTCATCAACTGCTCCTCGGTGCGGACTCTTTCGGCGTCAGATTACGCGAGCGACTTGCTCAACCGAAACATTAACCCCTACCGTCAGTGATGCGACGCACACTCTGCGCCACTCCGGGGCTCCGGAAGTGCACCACTCCGTCCTGCCGGGACGGCTGAGGCATGCCCACCGCCCGTGATCGGACGCAGATCTCCGAAACCCCACCACCGAACCGGAGTTGACGCATGCCTGAAATCGAGACCGACGTGCCCTGGGAGTACTCCCTCTACATCCCCAACGACCTGCGAGCGGTCACGGTCAGCCGCCGTACCCTCCGCCTGATCCTGACCATGCACGGCCTGATCCGCCACGTCGACGTCGCTGAACTCCTCGCCGCCGAGCTGGTCGGCAACGCCGTACGGCACACCAAAGGGCCCGCCGCCCTCCGCGTGCGCTGGTCGGCCGGCGTGCTGCGGATCGGCGCCTGGGACGCGGACCCCGGCCCGCCGGAACCGCCCTGCTCGGCGGGCGACCTGCTGGACCTGGCGGAGGAGGGCCGCGGCCTGGCCCTGGTCAAGTCCTGTGCCGACACGTGGGGCTGGCACCCCCTGACGAGCGGCGGCAACGGCGGCAAGTACGTGTGGTGCGAACTGGCCTCGACGGCGTGAACGCCGCATTCCGAGGCGCAGTCGGTCAGGGGCCATAAGGTGCCCTGATGAGCATCATCGGGGTCGGTATTGATGTGGCCGAGATCGAGCGGTTCGCGGTGTCGCTGGAGCGAACGCCGGGGATGGCCGAGCGGCTGTTCCTGGAGAGTGAGTTGCTGCTGGGCAGTGGGCAGCGGCGGGGGGTTGCCTCCCTTGCCGCCCGCTTCGCCGCGAAGGAGGCGCTGGCCAAGGCGCTGGGGGCGCCGGGGGGGCTTCGGTGGACCGATGCCGAGGTGTATGTGGAGGCCAGCGGTCAGCCCCGGCTGAGGGTGACCGGGACCGTGGCTGCGCGGGCGGCGGAGTTGGGGGTCAAGTCCTGGCACGTTTCGCTCAGCCATGACGCGGGCGTGGCGTCGGCCGTGGTGATCGCCGAGGGGTGACGCCTCGTGGGGGAGCGGGCCTCAGGGGGCGTGGCGGGATGTGTGGCCGCAGCGTACGACGACTCCCACCCACCGGTCCCTCAGGTGGGACACCCGTACGTTTCCGGCTGCGGACGCATGTCCCGACGCGCCCCCGACCCCGAGGAACCGACCCTCGCCCCACCCACCCAGGGGCGCGGGGAACTGCGCACCCAGCCACCCGCCGTCCGCAGCCGAGGAGCGCAACGTAGGGGAGACTCGAACGCATGCGTACTGCTTACAGCGTGGAGACGGTCAGGGCCGCCGAGCAGGAGCTGATGGCTCGGCTGCCGGACGGGGCACTGATGCAGCGGGCCGTGGCCGGGCTCACGGCCGCCTGCGCCGAGTTGCTGGGGCGGGTCTACGGCCGGCGCGTCGTGCTGCTCGTCGGCAGCGGGGACAACGGGGGCGACGCCCTCTACGCAGGCGCCCGGCTCGCGAAGCGCGGCGCCGGAGTCGTCGCCGTCCTGCTCGCCCCCGACCGCGCCCATCCCGGCGGCCTCGCCGCCCTCCGTCGCGCCGGCGGGAGAGTGGTGAAGGGGGTCGAGGCCGCGGAAGAGCCGCTGCGGCGCGCCGATCTCGTCGTGGACGGCATCGTCGGGATCGGCGGCAAGGGCGGCCTGCGCCCCGACGCCGCCCCGCTCCTCGACGTGCTGGGCGAGATCCGCGCCGTCGTCGTCGCCGTCGACCTGCCCAGCGGCGTCGAGGCCGACACCGGCGAGGTCCGCGGAGCAGCCGTACGCGCCGATCTGACCGTCACCTTCGGGACCCACAAGCCGGGACTCCTCGTGGATCCCGCGAGGGCGTACGCCGGGTCCGTGCGACTCGTCGACATCGGGCTCGCGCTCCCCGGCGAGCCCGAGCTCGAAGCGCTCCAGCACGCCGACGTCGCCGCCCTGCTGCCCGTACCCGGCGCCGAGAGCGACAAGTACCGGCGCGGGGTCGTGGGCATCGCCGCCGGATCCGCCCGCTATCCGGGCGCGGCCGTGCTCGCCGTCTCCGGTGCCCTGCGGGCCGGTGCCGGCGCCGTACGGTACGTCGGGCCCGCCGGCGACGCCGTCATCGCACGGTTCCCCGAGACCCTCGTGTCCACCGGCTCGCCGGAGCAGGCCGGGCGCGTACAGGCGTGGGTCGTCGGCCCCGGCGCCGGTGACGACGGCGACGTCGTCGCGGCCGTGCTCAAGGCGGACGTGCCCGTCCTCGTCGACGCCGACGGGCTGCGGCTCGCCGACCGGGACGCCGTACGGGCCCGCCGCGCGCCCACCCTGCTCACCCCGCACGCCGGAGAGGTCGCCGCGCTGCTCGGCGTCCCCCGCGAGGAGGTCGAGAGCGCCCGGCTGGCTTCCGTACGAGAGCTTGCCGAGCGGTACGGAGCCACCGTGCTGCTGAAGGGGTCCACGACCCTCGTCGCCTCCCCGGGCGGTGGACCCGTGCGGGTGAACTCCACCGGGACCGGCTGGCTCGCCACCGCCGGCAGCGGTGACGTGCTGTCCGGGCTGACCGGGTCGCTGCTCGCCGCCGGGCTCGACGCACTGGACGCCGGCAGCGTGGGCGCGTACCTGCACGGGCTGGCCGGGCGCCTCGCCGCGGACGGCGCGCCCGTGGGGGCGCACGACGTGGCCGAGGCGGTGCGCGAGGCCTGGCGGGACGTCGCGCACTGAGCGCCTGCGTGCGCGGGCGCACGCGGGCGTGCGGCACAACGGGCGACCCTGCCGCGCGGCTGACCGGGCCCCGGCACCCTCCCGGGTTTCGCTGAGCACATGGTCCGCAAGAGAGTCCGTAGGGTCCGTAGAGCCCTTAAAGTCCTTAAAGTCCTTAAAGTCCTTAAAGTCCTTAAGAGAACCGTCGTCGCGTCGGTCACCGCCCTGGTCGCCCTCTTCGCCGTGCTGTCCGGTCCGGGCGCCGTCGCCGCACCACCGCCCGCCCCCGGCGCCCCGGGCGCACCCGCACCGCGGCAGGAACTCGT
This sequence is a window from Streptomyces ortus. Protein-coding genes within it:
- a CDS encoding SDR family NAD(P)-dependent oxidoreductase codes for the protein MPVIAVIGAGPGLGLSIARRFGREGFQVALVSRTQDKLDALAAQLAEDGIEAAGFAADVTRPDSLQSALAAVTDRFGAVDVLEYSPADPAFAGAAAVDATAQDLHKQLDYYLYGAVAAVRQVLPAMLERRSGTLLFTTGASSIRPSGGAFGSIGVAAAALRNYAMALGIDLAERGVHAAHVAIGVYIGSGPGTEPETIAEHYWDAYTKRDQAEIIHTVPGGIR
- the rplM gene encoding 50S ribosomal protein L13; the protein is MRTFSPKPGDITRQWYVIDAQDVVLGRLATTAANILRGKHKPIYAPHVDAGDFVIIINADKVHLSGNKKTQKLAYRHSGYPGGLRSVRYDELLAKNPEKAVEKAIKGMIPKNTLGRQVLSKLKIYSGDQHPHAAQQPVPFEITQVAQ
- the rpsI gene encoding 30S ribosomal protein S9; protein product: MAETTVEQPVEETEAVDVESYTTESEAPAVEGEYTSESLAGRFGDPQPAAGLGRRKNAIARVRIVPGTGKWKVNGRTLEDYFPNKVHQQEVNEPFKVLELDGRYDVVARISGGGVSGQAGALRLGVARALNEADVDNNRGALKKAGYLKRDDRAVERKKAGLKKARKAPQYSKR
- the glmM gene encoding phosphoglucosamine mutase, which produces MGRLFGTDGVRGVANADLTAELTLGLSVAAAHVLAEAGTFEGHRPTAVVGRDPRASGEFLEAAVVAGLASAGVDVLRVGVLPTPAVAYLTGALGADLGVMLSASHNAMPDNGVKFFARGGHKLADELEDRIESVYEEHRTGAPWDRPTGSGVGRVRSYEEGFEKYAAHLLAAVPNRLDGLKVVLDEAHGAAARVSPEAFTRAGAEIVTIGAEPDGLNINDGCGSTHLGLLKAAVLEHGADLGIAHDGDADRCLAVDHTGAEVDGDQILAVLALAMRERSELRSDTVVATVMSNLGFKLAMEREGVSLVQTGVGDRYVLEEMKSHDYALGGEQSGHVIILDHATTGDGTLTGLLLAARVAQTGRTLRDLASVMERLPQVLINVPDVDRSRVSTSAELASAVAEAERELGATGRVLLRPSGTEPLVRVMVEAADIDQARSVAGRLADAVKSALG
- a CDS encoding DUF389 domain-containing protein, translating into MLHLRLITPSDRTEAVIRLIGATVGTTHLAVVPGAARDPAGDLVMVDVAREAGDELIGGLCELKIDTDGSIAVEDIDLSLSKRADQAEEDAPGEGADAVLWEQLTEATHEESTLSVTYLAFITLATMIAACGVVLDNAILIVGAMAVGPEFGPLAGFSTAVVRRRPRLALRSLIALLVGFAVAMAVTVLFSLLMDGLGLFTEDMLEGDRPNTAFVYAPDPFSFVVAVLAGIAGTLSLTSAKSGLLVGVAISVTTVPAAANAAVALSYGDTSQTIGSTNQLLLNLAGITLAGTLTLLTQKHLWKSQKGRSPAP
- the coaA gene encoding type I pantothenate kinase; this encodes MISSVPPLPRSAHRPRPEATPYVDLTRAQWSALREKTPLPLTAEEVERLRGLGDVIDLDEVRDIYLPLSRLLNLYVGATDGLRGALNTFLGEKGSQSGTPFVIGVAGSVAVGKSTVARLLQALLSRWPEHPRVERVTTDGFLLPTKELQARGLMSRKGFPESYDRRALTRFVADIKAGKDEVTAPVYSHLIYDIVPDERLTVRRPDILIVEGLNVLQPALPGKDGRTRVGLADYFDFSVYVDARAEDVERWYLNRFRRLRETAFQNPSSYFRKYTQVSEEEALDYARTTWRTVNKVNLLENVAPTRGRATLVVRKGQDHKVQKLSLRKL